The genomic region CCTTGTTCGACGATCAGGAAATTCGTGCGCAGGTGCTCCGCGCTCCTACTCCTAATGCCGCCAAAGCACTTGGCCGCAACGTGCGCGGATTTAATGATAAGGTTTGGCTGCAACACCGATACGACATCGTCGTTCGAGCGAACCAGGCGAAGTTCTCTCAGAATCCGCAGTTAAACGAATATCTTCTACAAACCGGTTCGCGTGTTATTGTCGAAGCGAGCCCGGTTGATAACATCTGGGGTATAGGGCTCGCACAGGACAACGCGGATGCGAACAATCCAAATCTGTGGAAAGGCTTGAATCTACTGGGATTTGCGCTGATGCAGGTGCGGGACGGGGCCAGTATGCCAGCCCCAATGTAGCGACCTGACCTTACTCGCAAAACGCCGAAGCCTTGGCCAACGCCAGGGCTTCTTGCGTGCGGCCTTATTAAGACAGCGCGTCAATCAACAAAAGCGGAGTCACCGAATTTTCGTCGATACCTTCGAGCGGCTGCTTTTGGCCGACTGCTGCCTGTTGCGAAGGGCAGCAGTCGACCGATTCTGTTGAAAAAGTCGGTTCTTCCAGACTGTCTGCATACTGACCGCTGAAAACACCTTTTTTGCGCGCCGCTACGCGAAATCTGAGCCCGGAATCCTCTGCTAAATGTAAAGATTTCAATCTCAAGCGCGTACTTTTCTGCCATGGAAACCATGGCCGACTTTTTCAACAGAATTGACCCAAAGCAGCCCTCGGGAAAGGCAGTTACGGCCAATGGCGGACATGAAGAACGGCACCTGCGCTGGTGGTGTACGCACGGCATCGGGATGGTGCTGCATCCGATCATTGATCGAGATTGCGGTGACTTCTCGATATGCCGCCGCTCGGCGGCACGGGCGAAATGACGTATCTTCGGCGACGGCGATGAAACACCGCAAATGGCGCAGCGCCATCCAGCTTCATCTCCCCATTGCCGGAAAGCCGCGATGCCTGGCAGACCACACCACGACAAGCGTTGCCAGCAGCAGCAACAGTAGCGCAGGAGAGAACGCGCCGACGCCGAGGCGATCCAGCAACAAGCCGCCGATGATGCCGCCACCTGCGATCGCCATGTTCCAGGCCGTGACCAGCATGGACTGTGCGATATCCGCCGCGTCCCCGGCTGTTTGGGCAATTGCAGTCTGGAACAGGGTCGCGGCACCACCGAAGGCAAGGCCCCAAGCCCCGATCGCCGCATAGACGGCGACAGGTTCATTGCCCATCACGCCCAGCACCAGTGCCGCGAATCCGAACAAGGCCGTGCTGACAAGGGTCAGCGCACGCAGGTGACGGTCAATCAGTACGCCAATGATCCAGATGCCCAGTAACGACGTGACCCCGAACACCAGCAGGACCAGATCCGTCCGTTCCCCCATGCCGGCCGCCGCCAGAAACGGGGCGATGTAGGTATAGAGGATGTTGTGCGCGAGTACGAAGGCCAACAC from Pseudomonas sp. GGS8 harbors:
- a CDS encoding NADAR family protein; amino-acid sequence: MNDSEHLKELCARFNSGEHLSFTFFWGHQRNKIVVTASCFSQWFEAGFIVEGQHYPTAEHFMMAEKAALFDDQEIRAQVLRAPTPNAAKALGRNVRGFNDKVWLQHRYDIVVRANQAKFSQNPQLNEYLLQTGSRVIVEASPVDNIWGIGLAQDNADANNPNLWKGLNLLGFALMQVRDGASMPAPM